From Flexistipes sp., one genomic window encodes:
- a CDS encoding twin-arginine translocation signal domain-containing protein has protein sequence MKNEFFDRRKFLKGMAVTGATLGVAAIVKPAMAKDGEIVNENLYRETEHFKKYYKSLRD, from the coding sequence ATGAAAAATGAGTTTTTTGACAGAAGAAAATTTTTGAAAGGGATGGCTGTAACCGGGGCTACTCTGGGGGTGGCTGCCATTGTGAAGCCGGCTATGGCAAAAGACGGTGAAATTGTAAATGAAAATCTCTACAGAGAGACGGAACATTTTAAGAAGTATTATAAATCTCTAAGGGATTAA